A window of Dehalococcoidia bacterium contains these coding sequences:
- a CDS encoding SIS domain-containing protein — MAENKAAQILYSYLEGLRGCIDEIGKQDIASVADIIYQAYLKGRHIYIFGNGGSASTASHFARDLSIGAAAAGKPRVKAVSLADSMVAITSLANDVNYESVFKEQLVGQIEAGDVAIGISCSGNSPNVLAAIRYARENGAATVGFTGFGGGKLKGMADMSINLSSRDYGQVEDMHLALEHIITQMLREKLAQ; from the coding sequence ATGGCAGAAAATAAGGCGGCGCAGATACTCTACTCATATCTTGAGGGGTTGCGGGGCTGTATCGATGAAATCGGGAAGCAAGACATTGCTTCAGTCGCCGATATAATCTACCAGGCTTACCTCAAGGGCAGGCATATCTATATCTTCGGCAACGGCGGCAGCGCCTCGACCGCTTCCCATTTCGCCCGCGACCTGAGCATCGGCGCAGCGGCGGCGGGCAAGCCGCGCGTAAAGGCCGTCAGCCTCGCCGACAGCATGGTTGCCATCACATCACTGGCAAACGACGTGAACTATGAATCCGTCTTCAAGGAACAGCTTGTCGGGCAAATCGAGGCGGGAGACGTCGCCATCGGCATAAGCTGCTCGGGCAATTCGCCCAACGTGCTGGCGGCCATCCGCTACGCCAGAGAAAACGGCGCGGCTACTGTGGGTTTCACGGGATTCGGCGGGGGCAAGCTGAAAGGCATGGCCGACATGAGCATCAACCTCTCCAGCCGCGACTATGGTCAGGTGGAGGACATGCACCTGGCGCTGGAGCATATCATAACCCAAATGCTGAGGGAGAAATTGGCGCAGTGA
- a CDS encoding type II toxin-antitoxin system PemK/MazF family toxin gives MAVLRWAVIEAALDPGAGAEQKGTRPVLIVSNEEFNQVMPNVTVLPLTSTKRRLYPSEILLSKGKAGQPLDSIIMAHQIRTVSKQRLKGLLGYVEDPTLQDEVIAAIKEHLDID, from the coding sequence ATGGCAGTCCTGCGGTGGGCTGTTATAGAGGCTGCTTTGGACCCGGGCGCAGGGGCCGAACAAAAAGGAACGAGACCGGTTCTCATAGTGAGTAACGAGGAATTTAACCAGGTAATGCCCAATGTCACTGTTTTACCCCTCACATCGACAAAGCGACGCCTGTATCCTTCCGAGATACTCCTATCTAAAGGGAAAGCAGGCCAGCCGCTTGACTCGATTATTATGGCTCACCAGATACGCACGGTTTCAAAGCAGAGGCTTAAGGGCTTACTGGGTTATGTGGAAGATCCTACATTACAGGATGAAGTGATTGCAGCCATAAAAGAACATCTGGATATCGACTAG
- a CDS encoding glycosyltransferase: MAGACTFRFLVNPGCDIGAASILFPWNICLRHGVRQRPRCRRAAGLKTSVVIATRNSIGTIEECLSSLMPYYKTGSIGEIIVVDGASTDGTLKVIKKFPVKLMTDPGKGMFIGYEAAWKETHGELVMFIDSDACLGAGFFPGLYTQFEDVRVGIVGCLARAASKNSLERTVGQWWDYHGTMLRNSGTKPSRFKKLYYHVTGFSGGQIFTSGPCYIARRNCLEAVNGFKEWLCLYELSPRLMYPGDNLLSRSIVENGWEARWWTDAPVCHHPPSTLKSLLKQRYAWGKGDGALLRLSRKGRISRFAPPLIRLVSPVLGIWLAIRYRNVLQLVVFPLAHYAWIAGYMMAPRPRSEVKH; encoded by the coding sequence CTGGCTGGCGCCTGTACATTCCGCTTTCTGGTTAACCCTGGGTGTGATATTGGCGCCGCTTCCATATTATTTCCCTGGAATATTTGCCTTCGACATGGTGTGCGTCAAAGACCTCGATGCCGGAGGGCAGCCGGGTTGAAAACCTCGGTTGTTATAGCTACGCGCAACAGCATCGGCACCATCGAGGAATGCCTGTCTTCGCTCATGCCCTATTACAAAACGGGCAGCATCGGCGAGATAATTGTGGTAGATGGAGCCAGCACAGACGGCACGCTTAAAGTCATAAAGAAGTTCCCCGTGAAACTGATGACCGACCCGGGCAAAGGGATGTTTATCGGATATGAGGCCGCCTGGAAGGAAACTCATGGCGAGCTGGTTATGTTCATAGACAGTGACGCCTGCCTGGGTGCAGGTTTCTTCCCCGGTCTTTACACGCAGTTTGAAGATGTCAGAGTGGGCATCGTCGGTTGTCTTGCCCGGGCTGCGTCAAAAAATAGCCTGGAAAGGACTGTTGGCCAGTGGTGGGACTATCACGGCACGATGCTGCGTAATTCGGGAACAAAACCGTCACGGTTTAAGAAGTTGTATTACCATGTAACCGGTTTCAGCGGGGGGCAGATATTCACCTCGGGCCCGTGTTACATAGCGCGGCGCAATTGCCTGGAGGCGGTAAACGGCTTCAAAGAGTGGCTGTGTCTGTATGAACTCAGCCCCAGGCTCATGTACCCTGGCGACAATCTCCTTTCCCGAAGCATAGTGGAAAACGGCTGGGAAGCCAGATGGTGGACGGACGCGCCGGTTTGTCATCACCCGCCGTCTACACTCAAGAGCCTCTTGAAACAGCGCTACGCATGGGGTAAAGGAGACGGCGCGCTGCTGCGTTTGTCTCGAAAGGGACGGATTAGCCGTTTTGCCCCGCCGCTGATAAGGCTGGTGTCGCCGGTGCTGGGCATCTGGCTGGCAATACGTTACCGCAATGTACTGCAATTGGTAGTTTTCCCGCTGGCGCACTATGCCTGGATTGCCGGGTATATGATGGCGCCGCGCCCGCGCAGCGAGGTCAAGCATTGA
- a CDS encoding GHMP kinase — SYFHASYSTTLYRHRDIHPRASTWVPALRVGLEKNLLLLYTGESRRANTILAEQSANMRREDKFQSLQKMRDLAGDTRNCFTSGLEPRELGRLLHEGWLLKKELAGGITTSAIDAYYEKALAAGAYGGKVSGAGGGGFLLLVVPPEKRQAVRQSLSELQEMDFAFEAEGSKIIYVI; from the coding sequence GTCTTATTTCCATGCATCTTATTCTACTACCTTATATCGCCATCGCGACATTCACCCACGTGCAAGCACGTGGGTCCCTGCCCTTCGGGTCGGCCTGGAAAAAAATCTGCTGCTGCTCTATACAGGAGAATCGCGCCGGGCCAATACCATCCTGGCCGAGCAGTCTGCCAACATGCGGCGGGAGGACAAATTCCAGAGTCTGCAAAAAATGCGCGACCTGGCAGGTGATACACGAAATTGTTTTACGAGTGGTTTAGAGCCCAGAGAGCTTGGCAGGTTGCTGCACGAGGGCTGGCTGCTCAAGAAAGAACTGGCAGGCGGCATCACCACTAGCGCCATTGACGCTTATTATGAAAAAGCGCTGGCCGCCGGGGCTTACGGAGGCAAAGTGTCAGGCGCTGGCGGCGGCGGTTTCCTGCTGCTGGTAGTCCCGCCCGAAAAACGGCAGGCGGTCAGGCAATCTTTGAGTGAGTTACAGGAGATGGACTTCGCTTTCGAGGCCGAGGGCAGCAAAATAATCTATGTCATCTGA
- a CDS encoding class I SAM-dependent methyltransferase, with the protein MALDVMPRIAYLAHRYGGYVPLSRLNTVSRYIDKKARTILDIGCNDGITMLFLNRRKRYRATGVDISAEAVRVASARKTHDAYITGNVLDLPFNEHSYDLVLSMQMLEHLDKEDGYALIDKMEKTARRQVIITTPVGFHELLDHPGTGGADHKSGWSVDEFHKRGYTVKGNKLRIERYAGNIIYKHTPWLAPVHSAFWLTLGVILAPLPYYFPGIFAFDMVCVKDLDAGGQPG; encoded by the coding sequence ATGGCTTTGGACGTCATGCCCCGGATTGCTTATTTGGCTCACCGTTATGGCGGCTATGTCCCTCTAAGCCGGCTGAACACAGTCTCCCGCTACATTGATAAAAAGGCGCGGACAATCCTGGACATCGGCTGCAATGATGGTATAACCATGCTCTTCCTGAACAGAAGAAAGCGATACCGGGCTACCGGAGTGGATATATCCGCTGAAGCTGTCAGGGTGGCTTCGGCCAGGAAAACCCATGACGCATATATCACGGGAAACGTTCTTGACCTTCCCTTCAACGAGCATAGCTATGATCTGGTATTATCCATGCAAATGCTCGAACATCTGGACAAGGAGGACGGCTACGCTCTTATCGATAAAATGGAGAAAACAGCTCGAAGACAGGTGATAATCACTACTCCGGTTGGATTTCACGAGCTGCTGGACCATCCCGGAACCGGCGGCGCGGACCATAAATCCGGGTGGTCTGTAGATGAATTCCATAAACGAGGCTATACGGTTAAAGGCAACAAGCTGCGCATTGAGCGTTACGCCGGTAATATTATATATAAACATACTCCCTGGCTGGCGCCTGTACATTCCGCTTTCTGGTTAACCCTGGGTGTGATATTGGCGCCGCTTCCATATTATTTCCCTGGAATATTTGCCTTCGACATGGTGTGCGTCAAAGACCTCGATGCCGGAGGGCAGCCGGGTTGA